Proteins encoded in a region of the Elusimicrobiota bacterium genome:
- the lpxB gene encoding Lipid-A-disaccharide synthase, whose amino-acid sequence MKRILIVAGDPSGDLVASQLVKSLKKLEPELTVVGVGGDHIAKVSDQFLANIVKRHTLGFAISPRTILYFRNILNNVIISELKKNPPDAVIPVDFYGFNSCVAKAAKKHGSKVFYYASPQFWASRPNRAERLRSSVDLFLCLFPFELDFYKKRNIPAKFVGHPILDYLPTSDPDQPLRVEPTIGLLPGSRPSEIKRHLPVIVEACDKIASVYPGTRFLVFTVPNVPRDLYNDILGVSRPSRCLIELIQDENYRWRSQLDLAISASGMETLENALLGIPMVVMYKTNWITYAVARALIQIPHLAMPNLLAGKKIVPEFIQWEATANNIALPILHWMKDPTSRKALRKELLLLRNQFGGGGASERAARAILEKVA is encoded by the coding sequence ATGAAACGAATCTTGATTGTCGCGGGGGATCCCTCAGGAGATCTGGTCGCGTCGCAATTGGTGAAGTCTCTGAAAAAACTTGAACCCGAGCTGACCGTGGTAGGAGTTGGCGGAGATCATATCGCAAAAGTGAGCGATCAATTCTTGGCCAATATCGTTAAACGGCATACGTTGGGTTTTGCCATTTCGCCAAGGACCATTCTTTATTTTCGGAATATTTTAAATAACGTCATTATTTCCGAACTGAAAAAAAATCCTCCGGACGCAGTGATCCCAGTTGATTTTTATGGCTTTAACTCTTGCGTTGCAAAAGCCGCGAAAAAACATGGGAGCAAGGTTTTCTATTATGCCAGCCCCCAATTTTGGGCCAGCCGCCCGAATCGAGCCGAACGATTGAGGTCTTCAGTTGATCTATTTTTATGCTTATTTCCCTTTGAATTGGATTTCTATAAAAAACGAAATATCCCGGCAAAATTTGTCGGACATCCTATTTTGGATTATTTGCCAACCTCAGACCCCGATCAACCCCTCCGTGTTGAACCCACCATTGGGCTTCTTCCTGGCAGCCGTCCAAGTGAAATTAAAAGACATTTGCCCGTTATAGTTGAGGCCTGCGATAAAATTGCCAGTGTTTATCCTGGAACCCGTTTTCTCGTTTTTACGGTTCCCAATGTCCCCCGCGATCTTTATAACGACATTCTGGGAGTTTCCCGTCCCAGCCGTTGTCTCATAGAGCTCATTCAAGATGAGAATTATCGTTGGCGATCCCAACTGGATTTGGCCATCTCCGCTTCTGGAATGGAAACGCTCGAAAATGCTCTCTTGGGAATCCCCATGGTGGTCATGTACAAAACCAATTGGATCACCTATGCCGTGGCACGCGCTTTGATTCAAATTCCTCATTTGGCTATGCCCAACTTATTGGCAGGGAAAAAAATTGTTCCTGAGTTCATTCAATGGGAAGCCACCGCCAATAATATTGCCCTTCCGATTCTTCATTGGATGAAAGATCCCACCTCACGAAAAGCACTTAGGAAAGAATTACTTTTATTACGGAACCAATTTGGAGGGGGCGGTGCCAGCGAGCGCGCCGCCAGAGCGATTTTGGAAAAGGTGGCCTGA
- the thiG gene encoding Thiazole synthase, which yields MSAQTLTKDVLQFGRHQLASRLIVGTGKYKTLDLMKSALEKSGSEMVTVAIRRVNLQDRSETSFWTYIPKHMTILPNTAGCYNLQDTLRTARLARELLETDLIKLEVLGDPQTLLPDTEVLLQATKTLVQEGFTVLPYTNDDPIVARKLVDAGASAVMPLGAPIGSGQGILNSLNIKFIRDIVTTVPVIVDAGVGTASDAAFAMELGIDGILMNTAIAEAEDPIQMAEAMKLATEAGRKAFLSGRMPKRGHAQPSSPTQGQITSSQ from the coding sequence ATGTCGGCACAAACACTGACAAAAGATGTACTTCAATTCGGACGTCATCAACTTGCATCGCGTCTGATTGTTGGAACAGGCAAATATAAAACGTTGGATTTAATGAAATCGGCGTTGGAAAAATCAGGATCGGAAATGGTCACGGTGGCCATTCGGCGCGTCAATTTACAGGATCGATCTGAAACATCCTTTTGGACGTACATTCCCAAACACATGACCATTCTCCCCAATACAGCCGGCTGCTACAATCTCCAAGACACTCTTCGAACAGCGCGATTGGCTCGTGAATTATTAGAAACCGATCTCATCAAATTGGAAGTTTTGGGAGATCCTCAAACCTTGCTTCCCGATACGGAAGTCCTACTGCAGGCAACCAAAACTCTCGTCCAAGAAGGATTTACCGTTCTTCCTTACACCAATGATGACCCCATTGTGGCACGGAAATTGGTGGATGCTGGAGCTTCGGCCGTTATGCCATTGGGAGCCCCTATTGGATCCGGGCAAGGAATATTAAATTCTTTGAATATCAAGTTTATTCGAGATATTGTTACCACTGTTCCCGTGATTGTTGACGCTGGAGTGGGGACGGCCTCAGATGCCGCTTTTGCCATGGAGCTGGGGATTGATGGAATACTTATGAACACGGCCATTGCGGAAGCGGAGGATCCCATTCAAATGGCCGAAGCCATGAAGCTGGCCACGGAAGCAGGCCGAAAAGCCTTTCTTTCAGGACGCATGCCCAAAAGAGGACATGCCCAACCGTCCAGTCCCACTCAAGGACAAATAACCTCAAGCCAGTAG
- the iolG_3 gene encoding Inositol 2-dehydrogenase/D-chiro-inositol 3-dehydrogenase, producing MTRIGVVGVGHLGQHHVKHLAHISGSTLMGVFDMNMEQASRIAEKNKTRVYHSINQMAEECEAVTIAVPTPAHYDVASFFLNKGIHALVEKPLTATIEEAEKLIDLAQKRNLILQVGHIERFNPAVREMSKYVKNPAFIEVNRLGPYDPRVSHVGVVLDLMIHDLDILLSLINEPVVRLDAVGGKVISDHEDIVKATLYFKGGCRADLSASRVTLKSYRKIRVFQPDAYLSLDYSERSLKIFRRKGPVFKSLTDIEIIRPRLKKEDPLEQELIHFLQCVKTGRQPLVSGEHGRDALELAFEILKNMSLHHAPFMAGVHMAKEPEGTQR from the coding sequence ATGACCAGAATAGGAGTGGTTGGAGTCGGTCATCTGGGACAACATCATGTCAAACATTTGGCCCATATTTCTGGGAGCACCCTTATGGGCGTGTTCGACATGAATATGGAACAAGCTTCTCGCATCGCGGAAAAAAACAAAACACGGGTTTATCACTCCATCAATCAAATGGCGGAAGAATGCGAAGCGGTTACCATCGCGGTGCCCACTCCCGCGCACTATGACGTGGCCTCTTTTTTTCTAAATAAAGGAATTCATGCGTTGGTTGAAAAACCTCTCACCGCCACTATAGAAGAGGCAGAAAAGTTGATTGATTTGGCCCAGAAAAGAAACTTGATTTTGCAAGTTGGACACATTGAACGTTTCAACCCGGCTGTTCGTGAGATGTCAAAATATGTGAAAAATCCTGCGTTTATAGAAGTTAATCGTTTGGGCCCTTATGACCCGCGCGTTTCCCATGTTGGAGTGGTTCTGGACTTGATGATTCACGACTTGGACATTTTACTTTCCTTAATTAATGAACCCGTGGTGAGATTGGATGCTGTCGGAGGAAAAGTCATCAGCGATCATGAGGATATCGTTAAAGCCACGCTGTATTTCAAGGGTGGCTGTAGAGCTGATTTGTCCGCCAGTCGTGTGACACTGAAAAGTTACCGAAAAATTCGTGTATTCCAACCGGATGCCTACCTATCCTTGGATTATTCCGAACGGTCACTCAAAATTTTCCGAAGAAAAGGGCCGGTTTTCAAATCTCTGACGGATATTGAAATCATTCGCCCACGGTTAAAAAAAGAAGACCCCCTCGAACAAGAATTAATTCACTTTCTTCAGTGTGTGAAAACCGGTCGACAGCCCTTGGTCAGCGGAGAGCATGGCCGGGATGCGTTGGAATTGGCCTTTGAAATCCTCAAGAACATGTCCCTTCACCATGCCCCCTTTATGGCGGGCGTGCACATGGCCAAGGAACCAGAAGGGACGCAGCGATGA
- the recG gene encoding ATP-dependent DNA helicase RecG, with amino-acid sequence MNLTSAINHSVVAERMDLSTPIQFVKGVGPSKAQLLEKLGIKTVEDLLYHFPRGHQDRKIVLLKDAVPKEKQAFLVDVQSIEFLRSGKMLGQARALVKDSSSLMAAVWFKRLSFKYDVFSALKRDIIPGRRVLLYGGIEHGDHAPELRVEDYEIATEGTDSGKIVPIYPLTEGLYDKWLRTLAFRIVAQSSGQVFDPLPLTLRQKQNLSPYVQALRNFHFPPSWSERDRARERLAFDEFFFLELALAINRSQRDQTPKGLTYAVKRNLLTPFRKQMGFEFTVPQTRVINEIFRDMQRPTPMNRLLQGDVGSGKTVVALSAALLAIENGYQVAFLAPTEILAGQHHLSLARLFSGLPVQSELLTGSTPSAERKKILNKLKEGKIHLLVGTHAILNEGVAFDKLALAIIDEQHRFGVRQRAKLLAKTGNPDVLIMTATPIPRTLAMTLYGDLDVSIIDHLPGGRSPIKTSLTTREQAFTKIEQELKIGRQAYLVFPLVEASELLTKKAGKLISAAVKEFDLVQKRFSNFKIGLLHGQMKAEEKKQVMDRFRMGHLSLLVATPVIEVGIDIPNATVIGILNPERFGLAQLHQLRGRVGRGDHPSECLLIQDSTDEILNERLDLFCLIRDGFKLAEEDLKLRGPGEFLGEAQHGLPLFKVGDLINDGLLLSRARESAKALVAGEMALTMKEFGELNRILQKRFGSKLSLSKVG; translated from the coding sequence ATGAACCTCACCTCGGCTATTAACCATTCAGTTGTTGCGGAAAGAATGGATCTTTCCACTCCCATTCAATTCGTAAAAGGAGTGGGTCCATCCAAGGCCCAATTGCTTGAGAAATTGGGCATAAAAACAGTTGAAGATCTTCTTTATCATTTCCCTCGGGGACATCAAGACCGAAAAATAGTTTTACTCAAAGATGCCGTTCCTAAAGAAAAACAGGCTTTTCTTGTCGATGTCCAATCAATTGAATTTCTCAGATCCGGGAAAATGTTGGGACAGGCCCGCGCGCTGGTCAAAGATTCTTCTTCACTTATGGCCGCTGTTTGGTTTAAAAGGCTCTCGTTTAAATATGACGTTTTTTCTGCTCTTAAACGCGATATCATTCCAGGTCGCCGTGTATTACTTTACGGTGGAATCGAACACGGAGATCATGCGCCGGAACTTCGTGTGGAAGATTATGAAATAGCCACGGAGGGAACCGATTCCGGAAAAATTGTCCCCATTTATCCGCTCACTGAGGGATTGTACGACAAATGGCTGCGCACCCTTGCTTTTCGTATCGTAGCGCAATCATCCGGACAAGTCTTTGATCCGCTCCCACTCACGTTACGTCAAAAACAAAATCTTTCGCCTTATGTTCAGGCGTTGAGGAACTTCCACTTCCCTCCCTCCTGGAGTGAAAGAGACAGAGCAAGAGAACGCCTGGCCTTTGACGAATTTTTCTTCCTTGAATTGGCTTTGGCTATAAATCGAAGTCAACGGGATCAAACACCCAAAGGGCTGACCTACGCAGTCAAACGCAATTTGTTAACGCCTTTCCGAAAACAAATGGGATTTGAATTTACAGTTCCTCAAACGCGTGTTATCAACGAAATATTCCGGGATATGCAGCGCCCCACGCCCATGAACCGACTGCTTCAAGGAGATGTGGGATCTGGAAAAACAGTGGTGGCTTTGTCAGCCGCTCTCTTGGCGATTGAGAATGGCTATCAAGTGGCCTTTTTGGCGCCCACGGAAATCTTGGCGGGACAACACCACTTGTCCTTGGCGCGCCTTTTCAGCGGATTGCCGGTGCAGTCTGAATTATTAACGGGGTCGACCCCCTCGGCCGAACGAAAGAAAATTCTCAATAAACTTAAAGAAGGAAAAATTCATTTACTGGTTGGTACCCACGCCATTCTCAATGAAGGTGTGGCCTTCGATAAATTGGCACTTGCCATTATTGACGAACAACATCGTTTTGGCGTCAGGCAACGGGCCAAACTTTTGGCAAAAACAGGAAATCCCGACGTTTTGATTATGACTGCCACGCCCATTCCACGGACATTGGCCATGACACTTTATGGCGATTTGGATGTGTCGATTATCGACCATTTACCGGGGGGGAGAAGCCCCATCAAAACCAGTCTCACCACGAGAGAACAAGCCTTCACGAAAATTGAACAAGAACTGAAGATCGGGCGTCAAGCTTATTTGGTATTTCCTTTGGTTGAAGCATCAGAGTTGTTGACCAAAAAAGCCGGGAAACTGATTTCTGCCGCCGTTAAGGAATTTGACCTCGTTCAAAAACGATTCTCCAATTTCAAAATCGGGTTGCTTCACGGCCAGATGAAAGCGGAGGAAAAGAAACAGGTCATGGATCGTTTTAGAATGGGACACCTATCTCTTTTGGTGGCGACACCCGTCATCGAAGTGGGAATTGATATACCCAATGCCACTGTTATCGGTATCCTTAATCCGGAACGATTTGGGTTGGCCCAATTACATCAACTGAGAGGCCGGGTGGGCCGAGGAGATCACCCGTCAGAGTGTTTGTTAATTCAGGATTCAACTGATGAAATCCTAAATGAGCGTTTGGATCTATTTTGTTTGATCCGGGATGGATTTAAACTAGCGGAGGAAGATTTGAAATTACGCGGGCCAGGTGAATTTCTGGGAGAAGCCCAACATGGTCTACCCCTTTTCAAAGTGGGAGATTTGATCAATGATGGACTCCTTCTTTCTCGGGCCAGAGAATCTGCCAAAGCTCTGGTGGCTGGCGAGATGGCATTAACCATGAAAGAGTTTGGAGAATTGAATCGAATCCTTCAGAAACGTTTTGGATCAAAATTATCCCTATCTAAAGTGGGATGA
- the msbA gene encoding Lipid A export ATP-binding/permease protein MsbA, which produces MVRRIIPYLKPVWFRYLIALVCMSGVAALSTGFMWLIKYLNDYALVQRDVEALRNGVFLVLFGIGLKSILWYIHTYLTSYASQTVSRQIRDDLYKHLYSLSMGFFNEKASGGILARLTSDITLMQSALSSSPTVFIRDGLTILGLIGFLLYANFKFALICFSVLPVAAWFLANFGGKSRRAGRESQAKMSDIYTIIHEALAAMPIVKVFQSEKREIEDFTKENRRYFDTMMKLVRVDARSSPIMEFLGAIVLALMLWVGGRDVINGVWSIGSFVAFVGAAMSLYNPIKKFASVNVQFQQGMAAAERVFELMDQKGTVSDAPDAVTAQPITRSIEFHNVSFSYPSSNLVLDSINLTIYKGDVIALVGASGSGKTTLAQLLLRFYDPTQGSITLDGVDFRKITLHSLRNQMSVVTQDTHLFNDTVLANIAYGHPQATQEEVETAAKAAFAHDFISALPMGYQTVIGERGARISGGEKQRISIARSILKNPAILVLDEATSALDVASEQAVQKALDRLLEGRTVIMIAHRLSTVRKAHRIVFMDKGQIKEIGNHEQLLSKKGAYHDLYSLQSFE; this is translated from the coding sequence ATGGTTCGTCGAATCATCCCTTATCTCAAACCTGTCTGGTTTCGATATCTCATCGCTTTGGTTTGCATGTCGGGCGTAGCGGCCTTGTCCACTGGATTTATGTGGTTGATCAAGTATCTCAATGATTATGCGCTCGTTCAAAGAGACGTGGAGGCTTTGCGCAATGGCGTGTTCCTCGTTTTATTTGGAATCGGTCTCAAATCCATTCTGTGGTACATTCACACCTATCTAACCTCCTATGCGAGTCAAACCGTTTCCAGGCAAATTCGAGATGACCTCTATAAACATCTGTATTCCCTTTCCATGGGATTTTTTAATGAAAAAGCTTCAGGGGGGATTTTGGCTCGTTTAACAAGCGATATCACTCTCATGCAATCTGCGCTCTCAAGTTCCCCAACTGTTTTTATACGTGATGGCCTTACCATTTTGGGCTTGATCGGATTTTTATTGTACGCAAATTTCAAGTTTGCGCTTATTTGTTTTTCGGTGTTACCGGTGGCGGCGTGGTTCCTCGCCAATTTCGGCGGAAAAAGCCGAAGGGCTGGCCGAGAAAGTCAGGCGAAAATGAGTGATATATACACCATCATTCACGAGGCCTTGGCGGCCATGCCCATTGTTAAAGTTTTTCAAAGTGAAAAACGGGAAATTGAAGATTTCACAAAAGAGAATCGACGGTATTTTGACACGATGATGAAGCTGGTGCGAGTCGATGCGCGGTCGAGCCCCATCATGGAGTTTTTGGGAGCCATTGTTTTGGCCTTGATGCTATGGGTGGGGGGACGAGACGTTATCAACGGCGTTTGGTCGATAGGTTCATTTGTCGCATTTGTCGGAGCTGCGATGTCGCTTTACAATCCCATAAAGAAATTTGCCAGCGTAAACGTTCAATTTCAGCAAGGCATGGCCGCAGCAGAACGAGTCTTTGAATTGATGGATCAAAAAGGAACAGTTTCTGATGCGCCCGATGCGGTGACAGCCCAACCCATCACACGCAGTATTGAGTTTCATAATGTTTCGTTCTCTTATCCTTCCTCCAATCTGGTATTGGATTCAATTAATCTCACAATCTACAAAGGGGATGTAATTGCATTGGTTGGCGCTTCCGGGTCGGGGAAAACGACATTGGCTCAATTGTTGTTGCGTTTTTATGATCCCACCCAAGGTTCCATTACGTTGGATGGGGTGGATTTTCGGAAAATAACACTTCACAGTTTGAGAAACCAAATGTCCGTGGTTACCCAGGACACCCATTTATTTAACGATACCGTTCTCGCCAATATCGCCTATGGCCATCCTCAAGCCACTCAAGAAGAAGTTGAAACTGCGGCCAAAGCGGCCTTCGCTCATGATTTCATTTCGGCTCTTCCCATGGGGTATCAAACTGTGATTGGGGAAAGAGGAGCTCGAATATCAGGAGGGGAAAAACAGCGAATTTCAATTGCGCGCTCAATTTTAAAAAATCCCGCCATTTTGGTTTTGGATGAAGCAACCAGCGCGTTGGATGTGGCGTCAGAACAAGCCGTTCAAAAAGCTCTCGATCGGCTTCTAGAAGGGCGAACGGTCATTATGATTGCGCATCGTCTTTCAACGGTTCGTAAAGCCCATCGCATTGTTTTTATGGATAAGGGACAAATTAAAGAGATAGGAAATCATGAGCAATTGCTCAGCAAAAAAGGGGCATATCACGATCTCTATTCCCTACAATCTTTTGAATGA
- the coaD gene encoding Phosphopantetheine adenylyltransferase: MKKNKKIAIYPGTFDPITFGHVDILKRASIIFDEVIVALSQKSSKNTLFSLEERLVLVKNVLQETQFHCPVRIDTFAGLLVRYAKKQGVTTLVRGLRALSDFEYEFQMALMNRHQASDIETVFLMPDEKYVYLSSSMVREVARLKGNLKAFLPTSVIKALKSKISY; this comes from the coding sequence ATGAAAAAAAACAAAAAAATCGCCATTTATCCAGGCACATTTGATCCCATTACCTTCGGTCATGTCGATATTCTAAAGCGTGCTTCCATCATCTTCGATGAAGTGATTGTGGCGCTCTCACAAAAGAGTTCAAAAAACACCCTGTTTTCTTTAGAGGAACGACTCGTTTTGGTAAAAAATGTTCTTCAAGAAACACAATTTCATTGCCCTGTAAGAATCGATACATTTGCTGGGCTTCTGGTTCGCTACGCCAAGAAACAGGGTGTCACCACGCTGGTTCGAGGGTTACGAGCTCTTTCCGATTTCGAATATGAATTTCAAATGGCCCTCATGAATCGACATCAAGCCAGTGACATTGAAACGGTGTTCCTGATGCCAGATGAAAAATATGTCTACCTCTCCTCCTCCATGGTTCGTGAGGTGGCCCGACTGAAAGGAAATCTTAAAGCTTTCTTGCCAACCTCCGTCATCAAAGCATTAAAAAGTAAAATCAGTTATTGA
- the eutD gene encoding Ethanolamine utilization protein EutD, translating into MNLTSPFWSKLESSVDPSIRIGFSDSNDPRILEAIQILKDRKLVHPIPISNNIEAQKLSRYKDILRERQKRLSLSDEVINNQLSDSLYIGVCQLLENEIDGLVAGSLRPTSHVVKAAIQCIGPKPGVRLISGQFMIESPHQKTRDNTPFLFADCAVIPEPSPRALASVALSAAESYRFFTEQLPKVAFLSFSTRDSAQHPLVDRIKEALEITRKQDANLAVDGELQADAALDPEVALIKKANESKVAGQANVFIFPTLEAGNIAYKLVQRFSMARTAGPLLWGLGRPMSDLSRGCNVQEIIDTTLLVSMIAKRKE; encoded by the coding sequence GTGAATTTAACAAGTCCATTCTGGTCGAAACTGGAATCATCTGTTGATCCAAGCATTCGCATTGGGTTTTCTGATTCCAATGATCCTCGAATCCTCGAAGCGATTCAAATTCTCAAAGACAGAAAACTCGTTCATCCTATTCCCATCTCCAATAATATAGAAGCCCAGAAACTTTCTCGATACAAAGACATTTTGCGGGAAAGGCAGAAACGTCTTTCGCTCTCTGATGAGGTGATCAACAATCAATTATCTGATTCCTTGTATATCGGGGTTTGTCAGCTTCTAGAGAATGAAATAGATGGTTTGGTGGCTGGATCGCTTAGACCCACATCACATGTGGTTAAAGCAGCCATTCAATGTATCGGCCCCAAACCAGGTGTACGGCTCATATCCGGCCAATTCATGATTGAATCCCCTCATCAAAAAACAAGAGACAATACGCCCTTTTTATTCGCTGATTGCGCGGTTATTCCTGAGCCCTCCCCCCGCGCTTTGGCGTCAGTCGCCCTCTCGGCCGCTGAGTCCTACCGATTTTTTACCGAACAACTCCCCAAGGTGGCCTTTTTATCCTTCTCAACCCGAGACAGCGCGCAACACCCTTTGGTTGACAGAATAAAAGAAGCCCTGGAAATTACACGCAAACAGGATGCAAATTTAGCCGTGGATGGCGAATTGCAGGCTGATGCAGCGCTGGATCCGGAGGTGGCCCTTATTAAGAAGGCAAACGAATCGAAGGTCGCTGGTCAAGCGAACGTCTTTATCTTCCCCACACTAGAGGCAGGCAACATTGCTTATAAGCTTGTCCAACGATTTTCAATGGCTCGAACTGCTGGTCCTCTTCTCTGGGGACTGGGGCGCCCCATGAGTGACTTGTCCCGTGGTTGCAATGTGCAAGAAATTATCGACACCACATTATTGGTGTCAATGATAGCCAAGAGGAAAGAATAA